The stretch of DNA TCGGCATATATTGGGTGTCATCCAGCTCCTTAATGCCATTGAAGGGTTTTTTACTAATGAAGATGAGGTCTTTTTAAGGACCTTTGCCAATCATGCGGCCGTCTTCCTGGAAATGGCCCAGCTTCAAAAGGCCCGACTGGAGGCCCTGGAACAAACCCGTCAAGAGCTTAAGCGCCTTAACCAGGTTAAGGATAAGGCACTGGATCATCTTTCTCACGAACTGAGGACCCCATTGTCGGTTATCCAGGGCAGCCTCCGGATCCTGAAGCGCAAATGTCAAAAACAAGAAAGCCAACTCGTCGAGGAGTCTTTTTTTGATACCTTTGAGAAGCACTTGAGACGTCTCCTGGAGATACAACAGGAAACCGATAAAATCATCCGCTCCAACCAGGCATTAGAAGAAACCTTCATTCTAAAAGAAACAGAACAATTGTGGGAGAGATTGAAAAGATCCTTTCGGATTACCGGGGAGATCCATAAGCATTGGGAAATGGTAGCCCAATGGGTACAAGAACAGATTCACGGTAAAGAGACCACGCGGGAGGAAATGTTTCCTGCATCATTCATTCAGGAGATTCTGGAGAGCACCAGGGATCAGAGGAGTCACCGTTCGGTCACCATCGAGGTAGGGGGGGCGTTGGACCTCATGATATCCATGGACCCCATTATTTTAAAAGAGGTCTTGGTCAGTCTGGTTAAGAATGCCATTGAAAACACACCGGATGAAGGAATGATTCGGATTCGATGGGAAAAAGGAAATAGGCAACTCTTTATCAGGATAGAAGATTTCGGCATCGGAATCACCGAAGAGAACCAGAAATCCCTGTTTGACGGATTGTTTCATACCCAGGAAACGGACCTGTATACTTCCAAAAAACCTTATGATTTTTATGCCGGCGGCAAGGGTCTGGGCCTTCTTCAGGCCAAACTCTATGGACAACGATTCGGGTTTGATCTTTCGGTGGAAAGCCGTCGGTGTATGCACATTCCTGATAACGGAGACCTTTGCCCGGGAAAGATCTCCGATTGTCCTTTTTGTCAAAGGGTGGAAGACTGTCTGACCTCGGGAGGGAGCATTT from Deltaproteobacteria bacterium encodes:
- a CDS encoding GAF domain-containing protein yields the protein MRSEQIRPPKGERRHFIRRSEDHLQDPDEQNRKLQSLLELGQLISSDLQVESLLYQIAQKATALMKADRCSIFLHDPVRDELWTTVALGIEGRIIRLSAKEGIAGFVFQKAATLNLRDAYEDHRFNKQIDLDTGYRTRSILCLPIFTRDRHILGVIQLLNAIEGFFTNEDEVFLRTFANHAAVFLEMAQLQKARLEALEQTRQELKRLNQVKDKALDHLSHELRTPLSVIQGSLRILKRKCQKQESQLVEESFFDTFEKHLRRLLEIQQETDKIIRSNQALEETFILKETEQLWERLKRSFRITGEIHKHWEMVAQWVQEQIHGKETTREEMFPASFIQEILESTRDQRSHRSVTIEVGGALDLMISMDPIILKEVLVSLVKNAIENTPDEGMIRIRWEKGNRQLFIRIEDFGIGITEENQKSLFDGLFHTQETDLYTSKKPYDFYAGGKGLGLLQAKLYGQRFGFDLSVESRRCMHIPDNGDLCPGKISDCPFCQRVEDCLTSGGSIFCLSFPIKQ